From Streptomyces qinzhouensis, one genomic window encodes:
- a CDS encoding MFS transporter → MGAAMRRIQAGSALSAFGLGFTVPFLYIYVAYTRDLGTTAGGLVIGVFALAALIALPFVGRVIDRRGPKPVVVAASVVAAVGAVLFGLSTNIVTVMLSAALLGAGTAVTQPALATMIVWASDAHARTRAFAFQFFLQNIGLGLGGLIGGNIVDKSRASSFTLLFSIEAVMFLVLAAIILSVKLARPAPVAGAAGAKGGGFKVLLQDKAMVKLLVLGFILFFAVYGQFESGLSAYGTEAAGIEPSMFGTALAANTAVIGIAQFVILKYVDRYKRTRVIAAVGLIWAVAWAIAGYAGLGATSQAMATAAFISTYALFGLGEAMLAPTVAPLVVDLAPESMVGQYNSAFALVKQLALALGPAIGGPMGAALHAPYIVTFVLFSLAVTVLAVRLGRMLTPVQNQPAAVATPSRVVAQYKPGEKTEKADKIGTAA, encoded by the coding sequence ATGGGCGCGGCGATGCGCCGGATCCAGGCAGGTAGCGCGCTGAGCGCGTTCGGACTCGGTTTCACGGTCCCGTTCCTCTATATCTATGTGGCCTACACACGTGACCTGGGGACGACCGCGGGCGGGCTCGTCATCGGCGTCTTCGCCCTGGCCGCTCTGATCGCGCTGCCGTTCGTCGGACGAGTGATCGACCGGCGTGGACCGAAGCCCGTGGTGGTGGCTGCCTCGGTCGTGGCCGCCGTCGGTGCGGTGCTGTTCGGGCTCTCCACGAACATCGTGACCGTGATGCTGTCGGCGGCGCTGCTCGGCGCCGGTACGGCGGTGACGCAGCCCGCGCTGGCCACGATGATCGTCTGGGCCTCCGACGCGCACGCCAGGACCCGGGCCTTCGCCTTCCAGTTCTTCCTGCAGAACATCGGGCTGGGCCTCGGTGGTCTGATCGGCGGCAATATCGTCGACAAGAGCCGGGCGAGCAGCTTCACCCTGCTCTTCAGCATCGAGGCCGTGATGTTCCTCGTGCTGGCCGCGATCATCCTTTCCGTGAAGCTGGCCCGGCCGGCGCCCGTCGCCGGGGCAGCGGGTGCCAAGGGCGGCGGCTTCAAGGTGCTGCTGCAGGACAAGGCGATGGTGAAGCTGCTGGTCCTGGGCTTCATTCTGTTCTTCGCCGTCTACGGACAGTTCGAGTCGGGGCTCTCCGCCTACGGCACCGAAGCCGCCGGGATCGAGCCGTCGATGTTCGGTACGGCGCTGGCCGCGAACACCGCGGTGATCGGTATCGCGCAGTTCGTGATCCTGAAGTACGTCGACCGCTACAAGCGGACCCGGGTGATCGCCGCGGTCGGTCTGATCTGGGCCGTGGCCTGGGCGATAGCGGGATACGCGGGGCTCGGCGCGACCAGCCAGGCGATGGCGACGGCCGCGTTCATCTCCACGTACGCCCTCTTCGGGCTGGGTGAGGCGATGCTCGCGCCGACCGTGGCACCGCTGGTGGTCGATCTGGCGCCGGAGTCGATGGTCGGCCAGTACAACTCGGCTTTCGCGCTGGTCAAGCAGCTGGCGCTGGCGCTGGGGCCGGCGATCGGCGGGCCCATGGGGGCCGCGCTCCACGCTCCGTACATCGTGACCTTTGTGCTCTTCTCGCTGGCGGTCACGGTGCTGGCGGTACGGCTGGGGCGGATGCTCACTCCCGTACAGAATCAGCCGGCCGCGGTGGCGACGCCGTCTCGTGTGGTGGCGCAGTACAAGCCGGGTGAGAAGACCGAGAAGGCCGACAAGATCGGCACGGCGGCCTGA
- a CDS encoding ATP-binding SpoIIE family protein phosphatase, with protein MNFTRWSARLPGTQRRAAARRTDRGLSLSPRPPRRGEGRADDRDQETPGARPHDEGAVPAARADGTPSPDPVPARTADPEPPALENFPVRELLGRLPGLVALLYGSEHRIAYVNDAYTAVFGPRPLGSPAAETCPELADLGLAPLIDQVLRGGKPRTVKSRKVTSGGSYTVTCIPVDHPTGPDGERDGDRTGPGGVVVFAADVTDHAEAAERLRASERRQRATAVTLQRSLLPQKLEQPDDLTVAATYQPGGEDAAVGGDWYDVITLGGGRTALVIGDVMGRGVRAAAVMGQLRTAVRAYARLDLPPHEVLQLLDGLASEIDASQIATCVYAVHDPNEERLVYASAGHLPILVRHEDGTVHRAANPTGPPLGTGGWFYTSGTIGLPPGSGAVLYTDGLVERRDQDIDEGVAALERALSGATGTPQVVCDRLIRAMGITAEHDDDVAVLFVRHPARTGPAAELFHNAALDLLGGVEAAPRARAFASGVLASWRFSPELHDLGVLATSELVANSLQHGTPPMKLRLRRTDRRLIIEVTDGDEHLPRRRRAETEDETGRGISIIAAIASNWGSRRTPGGGKAVWCEFALPAPAPTAP; from the coding sequence GTGAACTTCACGCGATGGAGCGCACGGCTCCCCGGGACGCAGCGCCGCGCCGCGGCCCGCAGGACCGACCGCGGACTCTCCCTCTCCCCCCGCCCGCCCCGCCGGGGCGAGGGCAGAGCGGACGACCGGGACCAGGAAACCCCCGGCGCCCGCCCCCACGACGAGGGTGCCGTCCCCGCCGCCCGCGCCGACGGCACCCCGAGCCCGGACCCCGTCCCCGCCCGCACGGCGGACCCCGAGCCCCCCGCCCTGGAGAACTTCCCGGTCCGGGAACTGCTCGGCCGCCTCCCCGGCCTCGTCGCCCTCTTGTACGGCTCCGAACACCGCATCGCGTACGTCAACGACGCCTACACCGCCGTCTTCGGCCCCCGCCCCCTGGGCAGCCCGGCCGCCGAAACCTGCCCGGAACTGGCCGACCTCGGCCTCGCCCCGCTCATCGACCAGGTGCTGCGCGGCGGAAAGCCCCGTACGGTCAAATCCCGCAAGGTCACCTCCGGCGGCTCGTACACGGTCACCTGCATCCCCGTCGACCACCCCACCGGACCGGACGGCGAGCGGGACGGCGACCGCACCGGCCCCGGCGGAGTCGTCGTCTTCGCCGCCGATGTCACCGACCACGCCGAAGCCGCCGAACGGCTCCGCGCCAGCGAACGCCGCCAGCGCGCCACCGCCGTCACCCTTCAGCGCTCCCTGCTGCCCCAGAAGCTGGAACAGCCCGACGACCTCACGGTCGCCGCCACCTACCAGCCCGGCGGCGAGGACGCGGCCGTCGGCGGCGACTGGTACGACGTGATCACCCTCGGCGGCGGACGCACCGCCCTCGTCATCGGCGATGTGATGGGCCGCGGGGTGCGGGCCGCCGCCGTCATGGGCCAGCTGCGCACCGCAGTCCGCGCCTACGCCCGTCTCGACCTTCCTCCGCACGAGGTGCTCCAGCTCCTCGACGGCCTGGCCTCCGAGATCGACGCCAGCCAGATCGCGACCTGTGTCTACGCCGTCCACGACCCCAACGAGGAAAGGCTGGTCTACGCCTCCGCCGGCCACCTTCCGATCCTGGTCCGGCACGAGGACGGCACGGTTCACCGCGCCGCCAACCCCACCGGACCCCCGCTCGGCACCGGAGGCTGGTTCTACACCTCGGGCACGATCGGCCTGCCGCCCGGCTCCGGCGCCGTCCTCTATACGGACGGTCTGGTGGAACGGCGCGACCAGGACATCGACGAAGGCGTCGCCGCCCTGGAACGCGCTCTGTCCGGCGCCACCGGAACCCCTCAGGTCGTCTGCGACCGGCTCATTCGTGCCATGGGCATCACCGCCGAACACGACGACGACGTCGCCGTCCTCTTCGTCCGGCACCCCGCCCGCACGGGCCCGGCCGCCGAGCTCTTCCACAACGCGGCCCTCGACCTCCTCGGCGGAGTCGAGGCCGCCCCGCGCGCCCGTGCCTTCGCTTCGGGAGTCCTGGCCTCCTGGCGCTTCTCACCCGAGCTGCACGATCTGGGCGTCCTGGCCACCAGCGAACTGGTCGCCAACTCCCTCCAGCACGGCACCCCGCCCATGAAGCTCCGGCTGCGCCGCACCGACCGGCGGCTGATCATCGAGGTCACCGACGGCGACGAACACCTCCCGCGGCGCCGCCGCGCGGAGACCGAGGACGAGACGGGCCGCGGTATCTCGATCATCGCGGCCATCGCCTCCAACTGGGGAAGCCGCCGCACCCCCGGCGGCGGCAAGGCGGTCTGGTGCGAGTTCGCCCTCCCGGCACCCGCACCGACCGCCCCCTGA
- a CDS encoding NAD(P)/FAD-dependent oxidoreductase: MVTAANSRGETPGTPQKNRFTGPARGTRVLVAGGGYVGMYTALHLQKLLRHELARGDIEILVVSHDPYMTYQPFLPEAAAGSISPRHVVVPLRRVLDRCSILIGEITAVTHAKRTATVSTLATAEEGTGAVEIPYDHLVIAPGSISRTLPVPGLADYGIGFKTVEEAIGLRNHVIEQMDIASSTRDPAIRAAALTFVFVGGGYAGVEALGELEDMARYTARYYHNVKPEDLKWVLVEASDRILPEVGEEMGRYAIRELRRRNIDVRLETRLDSCENRLVVLSDGSRFPSRTIVWTAGVKPAPVLAATDLPLNDRGRLRCTAELRVEGTDRAWAAGDAAAVPDVTSAEPGALCAPNAQHAVRQSRVLAENVAASLHDRPLKEYAHKYVGSVASLGLHKGVAYVYGRKLKGYPAWFMHRVYHLSRMPTLNRKARILGEWLLAGLFKREIVSLGSLEHPRAEFELAAGTTPGHRPKNGPGTGGTTDPGPHGNHRDPGDPGGPGKKS, from the coding sequence ATGGTGACGGCTGCAAACTCCCGGGGCGAGACCCCCGGCACCCCGCAGAAGAACCGCTTCACCGGACCGGCGCGCGGCACCCGCGTCCTCGTCGCGGGCGGCGGCTACGTCGGGATGTACACGGCACTGCACCTCCAGAAGCTGCTCAGGCACGAGCTGGCCCGCGGCGACATCGAAATCCTCGTCGTCTCCCACGACCCCTATATGACCTATCAGCCGTTCCTCCCCGAGGCCGCCGCGGGCTCCATCTCCCCCCGCCACGTCGTCGTCCCCCTCCGCCGGGTCCTCGACAGGTGCTCGATCCTCATCGGCGAGATCACCGCCGTCACCCACGCCAAGCGCACGGCGACCGTCTCCACCCTCGCCACCGCCGAGGAGGGCACCGGCGCCGTGGAGATCCCGTACGACCACCTCGTGATTGCACCGGGCTCCATCTCCCGCACCCTCCCCGTCCCCGGTCTGGCCGACTACGGCATCGGCTTCAAGACCGTGGAAGAGGCCATCGGCCTGCGCAACCACGTCATCGAACAGATGGACATCGCCTCCTCCACCCGCGACCCCGCCATCCGCGCCGCCGCCCTCACCTTCGTCTTCGTCGGCGGCGGCTACGCCGGTGTCGAGGCCCTCGGCGAACTGGAGGACATGGCCCGCTACACCGCCCGCTACTACCACAACGTCAAACCCGAAGACCTGAAATGGGTCCTCGTCGAGGCCAGCGACCGCATCCTCCCCGAGGTCGGCGAGGAGATGGGCCGCTACGCCATCCGCGAGCTGCGCCGCCGCAATATCGACGTACGGCTGGAAACCCGCCTCGACTCCTGTGAGAACCGGCTCGTCGTCCTCAGCGACGGCAGCCGCTTCCCGTCCCGGACCATCGTCTGGACCGCCGGCGTCAAACCCGCCCCCGTCCTCGCCGCCACCGATCTCCCCCTCAACGACCGCGGCCGGCTGCGCTGCACCGCCGAACTCCGCGTCGAAGGCACCGACCGGGCCTGGGCCGCCGGAGACGCTGCGGCCGTCCCCGACGTCACCTCCGCCGAACCCGGCGCGCTCTGCGCCCCCAACGCCCAGCACGCGGTCCGCCAGTCCAGGGTCCTCGCCGAGAACGTCGCCGCGTCCCTGCACGACCGCCCCCTGAAGGAGTACGCCCATAAGTACGTGGGCTCCGTCGCCTCCCTCGGCCTGCACAAGGGCGTCGCCTATGTATACGGACGGAAGCTGAAGGGGTACCCCGCCTGGTTCATGCACCGCGTCTACCACCTCAGCCGCATGCCGACCCTCAACCGCAAAGCGCGCATCCTCGGCGAATGGCTGCTCGCCGGACTCTTCAAACGGGAGATCGTCTCCCTCGGCTCACTCGAACACCCCCGCGCCGAGTTCGAACTCGCCGCCGGCACCACCCCGGGTCACCGCCCGAAGAACGGCCCCGGAACCGGCGGCACCACGGATCCCGGCCCCCACGGGAACCACCGGGATCCCGGCGACCCCGGCGGCCCCGGGAAGAAGAGCTGA
- a CDS encoding TetR/AcrR family transcriptional regulator, which translates to MTIQDSHWQAAVSPTTEGHGVPGVHLGTTDGNGRPGAGGAGRSAPLRVDAQRNLEHVLRAAREVFGELGYGAPMEDVARRARVGVGTVYRRFPSKDVLVRRIAEEETSRLTEQAKTALGQEEEPWSALSRFLRTSVASGAGRLLPPQVLRVGADPAEEAAAGVSAEGRDQARVPHQRAVDAGAGIGAAGVGGELRVVEQRAGAPVPGAAGSSVPGADDAGAADLLEVVGQLVDRARAAGELRGDVTVADVLLVIATAAPALPDPAHQAAASARLLDILLEGLRPR; encoded by the coding sequence ATGACCATTCAGGATTCGCACTGGCAGGCCGCCGTCTCACCGACCACTGAGGGGCATGGCGTGCCGGGCGTTCATCTGGGTACGACGGACGGGAACGGCCGGCCGGGGGCGGGCGGGGCCGGCCGCTCGGCGCCCCTTCGGGTCGATGCGCAGCGGAATCTGGAGCATGTGCTGCGGGCTGCGCGGGAAGTGTTCGGCGAGCTGGGTTACGGCGCGCCGATGGAGGATGTGGCACGCCGGGCCAGGGTGGGTGTCGGCACGGTGTATCGCCGCTTTCCCAGTAAGGACGTCCTGGTGCGGCGAATAGCCGAGGAGGAGACCTCCCGGCTGACCGAGCAGGCGAAGACGGCGCTGGGCCAGGAGGAGGAGCCGTGGTCGGCGCTCTCCCGGTTCCTGCGGACGTCGGTGGCCTCGGGCGCGGGGCGGCTGCTGCCGCCTCAGGTGCTGCGGGTGGGGGCGGACCCCGCCGAGGAGGCCGCCGCCGGTGTCTCCGCCGAGGGCCGGGACCAGGCGCGGGTGCCGCATCAGCGGGCGGTCGACGCCGGCGCGGGTATCGGTGCCGCGGGTGTCGGTGGTGAGCTGCGGGTTGTCGAGCAGCGGGCCGGGGCTCCGGTCCCGGGTGCTGCGGGCTCGTCGGTGCCGGGTGCGGACGATGCCGGGGCGGCCGATCTGCTGGAGGTCGTCGGGCAGTTGGTCGACCGTGCGCGGGCGGCGGGTGAGCTGCGCGGGGATGTCACGGTGGCGGATGTGCTGCTGGTGATCGCCACGGCGGCACCGGCGCTGCCGGACCCGGCACACCAGGCGGCGGCGTCCGCACGGTTGCTGGACATTCTGCTGGAGGGTCTGCGCCCGAGGTAG
- a CDS encoding sigma-70 family RNA polymerase sigma factor: MSGDGRGNAPGGGAEDAEGGALPPRQVPEQFQGQEPGSGQISGQVPGQGAGPEHASGHGPGQLSGQVPEQGGPGGLWPGAAWGGASARGDQSTGTGGGGPSVPAQGTSGVRADDAEDVGWADAVPGAGGPSGATRTGGSGAGGSAAGGESHAVPSQREGGASGSVLPPPREVLPSDADLIARMRAGDDGAYEELFRRHSEAVRRYARTCCRDSHTADDLTAEVFARTLQAVRSGAGPEYAVRAYLMTTVRRTAATWTNSAKREQLVEDFALFATEAAGSAEGSPDRTTELGADVRAMHEAERSLAMQAFRSLPERWQAVLWHTTVEEESPSEVAPLFGLTANATAVLASRAREGLKQAYLQAHVSSALTSGGDCARYADRLGAYARGGLRMRAERGLRKHLEECAKCRLAAGELKQVNAGIPALLPVAVIGWFAAGYSLKAAGVVAGGAVGAAGAGAAAAATGAGTAGGAGAGAAAGGAAASEGLGAPVKVGIGAALAVATAAGLVWAFAGDPEPAKPAAKPSAARSVTPVPQDPKPPAPKPRPAPVVPEPERPAPKPVAKPTPKPKQRPKPAPTPSEARPKPRPKPPVVAPSEPTPTPPRVRPKPTPKPPAAPRDYQLNRLKYSVFGDGTEPEIAVGESSWLWQRWGLRIGGQRYEHGVTVRSRSSVTINLNRPCTSYEAMAGVDDLTLGRGAMTFSVFADGVLLWRSPVLRGDDPAVPVQIPLTGREKLRLVVEPHSKWDGAALGSWAASKVVCQ; the protein is encoded by the coding sequence ATGAGCGGTGACGGGCGCGGTAACGCCCCGGGCGGCGGCGCCGAAGATGCCGAGGGTGGCGCGCTGCCCCCGCGGCAGGTGCCCGAGCAGTTCCAGGGGCAGGAGCCGGGGTCCGGTCAGATCTCGGGGCAGGTCCCCGGGCAGGGCGCGGGGCCTGAGCATGCGTCGGGGCACGGGCCGGGGCAGTTGTCGGGTCAGGTGCCCGAGCAGGGCGGGCCCGGTGGGCTGTGGCCCGGGGCCGCGTGGGGCGGGGCGTCGGCGCGGGGCGATCAGAGCACGGGTACGGGCGGGGGCGGGCCTTCGGTGCCCGCCCAGGGGACCAGTGGGGTCCGTGCGGACGATGCGGAGGACGTGGGCTGGGCGGATGCCGTTCCGGGGGCGGGGGGCCCTTCGGGGGCCACTCGTACGGGTGGTTCGGGGGCGGGTGGTTCGGCGGCGGGTGGCGAGAGCCACGCGGTGCCGTCGCAGCGCGAGGGCGGGGCGAGTGGTTCCGTACTGCCGCCGCCCCGGGAGGTCCTGCCGTCCGACGCGGATCTGATCGCCCGGATGCGGGCCGGCGACGACGGGGCGTACGAGGAGCTGTTCCGGCGGCACTCGGAAGCGGTGCGCCGGTATGCGCGCACCTGCTGCCGGGACTCGCACACCGCCGATGATCTGACGGCCGAGGTGTTCGCCAGGACCCTTCAGGCGGTCCGGTCCGGGGCGGGCCCCGAGTACGCGGTACGGGCCTATCTGATGACGACGGTCCGGCGGACGGCCGCGACCTGGACGAACAGCGCGAAGCGGGAACAACTCGTCGAGGATTTCGCGCTGTTCGCCACGGAGGCCGCGGGGAGCGCGGAGGGCTCCCCGGACCGTACGACGGAGTTGGGTGCGGATGTCCGGGCCATGCACGAGGCCGAACGGTCCCTGGCGATGCAGGCGTTCCGTTCCCTCCCGGAGCGGTGGCAGGCGGTGCTGTGGCACACCACCGTCGAGGAGGAGTCGCCGAGTGAGGTGGCGCCGCTGTTCGGGCTGACCGCGAACGCGACGGCGGTCCTGGCGAGCCGGGCCCGGGAGGGGCTCAAGCAGGCCTATCTCCAGGCTCATGTCAGTTCGGCGCTGACCTCGGGCGGGGACTGTGCCCGCTATGCCGACCGGCTGGGCGCGTATGCCCGCGGCGGTCTGCGGATGCGGGCCGAGCGGGGGCTGCGCAAGCATCTGGAGGAGTGTGCGAAGTGCCGGCTCGCGGCGGGCGAGCTGAAGCAGGTCAATGCCGGGATTCCGGCGCTGCTGCCGGTCGCGGTCATCGGCTGGTTCGCCGCGGGCTACTCGCTCAAGGCGGCGGGCGTCGTCGCCGGGGGCGCGGTGGGGGCGGCCGGGGCGGGTGCCGCCGCGGCGGCGACCGGCGCCGGTACGGCCGGTGGGGCGGGCGCCGGAGCGGCGGCCGGCGGGGCGGCCGCGTCGGAAGGGCTCGGCGCCCCCGTGAAGGTCGGTATCGGCGCGGCGCTCGCCGTCGCCACGGCCGCGGGTCTGGTGTGGGCGTTCGCCGGGGATCCGGAGCCCGCGAAGCCCGCGGCGAAGCCGTCGGCGGCGCGGTCCGTCACCCCGGTGCCGCAGGATCCCAAGCCGCCCGCGCCGAAGCCCCGGCCCGCTCCGGTGGTTCCGGAGCCCGAACGGCCCGCTCCGAAACCGGTCGCCAAGCCGACGCCGAAGCCGAAGCAGAGGCCGAAGCCGGCGCCCACCCCGTCCGAGGCCCGGCCGAAGCCCCGGCCGAAGCCGCCCGTGGTGGCACCGTCCGAGCCGACGCCCACCCCGCCGAGGGTGCGCCCCAAACCGACGCCCAAGCCACCGGCCGCCCCGCGCGATTACCAGCTCAACCGCCTCAAGTACAGCGTCTTCGGCGACGGCACCGAGCCGGAGATCGCGGTCGGCGAGAGCAGTTGGCTCTGGCAGCGGTGGGGGCTGCGGATCGGTGGACAGCGGTACGAGCACGGGGTCACCGTGCGGTCGCGTTCCTCCGTGACGATCAACCTGAACCGGCCGTGCACCTCGTACGAGGCCATGGCCGGGGTGGACGATCTGACCCTGGGGCGCGGTGCGATGACCTTCTCCGTCTTCGCGGACGGGGTTCTGCTGTGGCGTTCACCGGTCCTGCGCGGCGACGATCCGGCGGTCCCGGTGCAGATCCCGCTGACCGGCCGCGAGAAGCTGCGTCTGGTGGTCGAACCGCACTCCAAGTGGGACGGGGCGGCGCTGGGGAGCTGGGCTGCATCGAAGGTGGTGTGCCAGTAG
- a CDS encoding dihydrofolate reductase family protein: protein MRIVLGEFVSLDGVMQGPGGPDEDTDGGFAHGGWTHPFFDPQVMGGALAEWAANTEALLFGRRTWEVMAAAWPGRAGDPFADHMNSVAKHVVSGTLGESDLTWNNTTLIPGDQALDQIRKLRETEGRDLVVMGSLSLARTLLAEGLVDELRLMIMPVLLGGGKTIYPNDGGLRTFELVSTVVSGTGVHVCTYRPVAAA, encoded by the coding sequence ATGCGTATTGTGCTGGGTGAATTCGTCAGTCTGGACGGCGTTATGCAGGGGCCGGGCGGCCCGGACGAGGACACCGACGGCGGGTTCGCCCACGGTGGCTGGACGCACCCGTTCTTCGACCCGCAGGTGATGGGCGGCGCCCTCGCCGAGTGGGCCGCCAACACCGAAGCCCTGCTGTTCGGGCGCCGCACCTGGGAGGTCATGGCCGCGGCGTGGCCCGGGCGGGCGGGTGACCCTTTCGCCGACCATATGAACTCGGTCGCCAAGCACGTCGTCTCCGGCACGCTGGGCGAATCCGATCTGACCTGGAACAACACCACCCTCATCCCGGGGGACCAGGCGCTGGACCAGATCCGGAAGCTGCGCGAAACCGAGGGCCGGGACCTGGTGGTGATGGGCAGCCTCTCGCTCGCCCGCACCCTCCTGGCCGAGGGGCTGGTCGACGAGCTGCGGCTCATGATCATGCCGGTGCTTCTCGGCGGCGGAAAGACGATCTACCCGAACGACGGCGGACTGCGCACGTTCGAGCTGGTCTCGACCGTGGTCAGCGGTACGGGTGTGCATGTGTGCACCTACCGGCCGGTGGCCGCCGCGTAG
- a CDS encoding DUF998 domain-containing protein, with the protein MTTTTRLPRTAAGPGRAPATDRHGAVGTRTLLTCAAVAGPLWVAVSIAQVLTREGFEPTKHPLSQLATGSLGWLQITNFVIAGILATAGAAGLRRVMRGTAGGVAVPRLVRVIGIGMVAAGLLTMDPADGFPVGTPEGVPETMSWHGYGHMIAGSVTFTSMIAAGYLLGRHFSRLGNRRLAVAARVAATVKLTGDAWAMGGGQAGPVTIATGTTVMFALLAYVALHYRRTA; encoded by the coding sequence GTGACCACCACCACCCGCCTCCCGCGTACCGCAGCCGGCCCCGGCCGGGCCCCCGCCACCGACCGGCACGGCGCGGTCGGCACCCGTACCCTGCTCACCTGCGCCGCCGTCGCCGGTCCGCTGTGGGTGGCCGTGTCCATCGCCCAGGTACTCACCCGCGAGGGCTTCGAGCCGACCAAGCACCCGCTCAGCCAGTTGGCCACCGGCTCGCTCGGCTGGCTCCAGATCACGAACTTCGTGATCGCCGGAATCCTGGCCACCGCCGGTGCGGCCGGGCTGCGCCGGGTCATGCGGGGGACGGCCGGCGGCGTCGCGGTCCCACGGCTGGTCCGGGTGATCGGCATCGGCATGGTCGCCGCCGGGCTGCTGACGATGGATCCCGCGGACGGCTTCCCCGTGGGCACGCCCGAGGGCGTCCCGGAGACGATGAGCTGGCACGGGTACGGGCACATGATCGCCGGGTCGGTCACCTTCACCTCGATGATCGCGGCCGGCTATCTGCTCGGCCGGCACTTCTCCCGGCTCGGGAACCGGCGGCTGGCCGTCGCCGCCCGGGTCGCCGCCACCGTGAAGCTGACCGGCGACGCCTGGGCCATGGGCGGCGGCCAGGCCGGCCCGGTGACCATTGCCACCGGCACGACCGTGATGTTCGCGCTGCTCGCCTATGTGGCCCTGCACTACCGCCGCACCGCCTGA